In Kitasatospora gansuensis, a genomic segment contains:
- a CDS encoding peptidoglycan recognition protein family protein has product MQFVSRADRGAPQPKAPFTRIDVTRGVKIHYEGTAVPADLAGPDQHHRCAGRVNAIEASHMADRNEGWISIAYTAVVCPHSVVFEGRGAHVKNGANGGSSLNAAHYAVCAMVGDSGLTEPTEAMLHGLRDAVEWLQRDGGAGPEIKGHRDGYATSCPGGPLYAWVQAGAPRPGSTAPAPAPTPTPPPSGPDWPGVYLRATTHHEAARIWQQRMRDRGWQIDVDGWFGPASAEVARRFQAEKSLQPVDGIVGPVTWAAAWTAPVTN; this is encoded by the coding sequence ATGCAGTTCGTCAGCCGCGCCGATCGGGGCGCCCCGCAGCCGAAGGCGCCGTTCACCAGGATCGACGTCACCCGCGGCGTGAAGATCCATTACGAGGGCACCGCCGTCCCGGCCGACCTCGCCGGGCCGGACCAGCATCACCGGTGCGCCGGACGGGTCAACGCGATCGAGGCCAGCCACATGGCTGACCGGAACGAGGGCTGGATCTCGATCGCGTACACCGCCGTGGTGTGCCCGCACTCGGTCGTCTTCGAGGGCCGCGGCGCCCACGTCAAGAACGGTGCGAACGGCGGCAGTTCACTCAACGCAGCCCACTACGCGGTCTGCGCAATGGTCGGCGACTCCGGCCTGACCGAGCCCACCGAGGCGATGCTGCACGGCCTGCGCGACGCGGTCGAGTGGCTCCAGCGCGACGGCGGCGCGGGCCCGGAGATCAAGGGCCACCGGGACGGCTACGCCACCAGCTGCCCCGGCGGCCCGCTCTACGCCTGGGTCCAGGCGGGTGCCCCGCGGCCGGGCAGCACCGCGCCGGCCCCGGCGCCCACGCCGACTCCGCCACCGTCCGGCCCGGACTGGCCTGGGGTGTACCTGCGCGCCACCACCCACCACGAGGCCGCCCGGATCTGGCAGCAGCGGATGCGCGACCGCGGCTGGCAGATCGACGTGGACGGCTGGTTCGGCCCGGCCTCGGCCGAGGTGGCCCGCCGCTTCCAGGCCGAGAAGAGCCTCCAGCCGGTCGACGGAATCGTCGGCCCGGTCACCTGGGCCGCTGCCTGGACCGCCCCCGTCACCAACTGA
- a CDS encoding phage distal tail protein produces MAGYTPGQVLAGKQVALGGLLLGAVDAAGIAWTIDPDGLQGWDSPDVRTRYTEREADHGAWAGPVYLQARVLTLTGKIIAPDLASLDLATDQLSAAAALTDTVLTVVEAVPRQVTVRRSGRLLLRPDTDRIASYSVLLTAADPRRYSTTLQSQSTALPSVTGGLTLPVTLPLTITATTVSGTITLTNAGTVATRPQLTLTGPVTTPTITVQYPDGTVRALLYGDSLGAGDVLVIDTDQHSAVLNGAVSRRMYLSGQWPEIPPGTSVAISWSASSYDPSARLTGTCRSAWL; encoded by the coding sequence GTGGCCGGATACACGCCGGGTCAGGTCCTGGCCGGCAAGCAAGTCGCCCTCGGCGGCCTGCTGCTGGGCGCGGTGGACGCGGCCGGCATCGCCTGGACCATCGACCCCGACGGGCTGCAGGGCTGGGACAGCCCCGACGTGCGGACCCGGTACACCGAGCGGGAGGCCGACCACGGCGCCTGGGCAGGGCCGGTCTACCTGCAGGCCAGAGTGCTGACACTGACCGGGAAGATCATCGCGCCGGACCTGGCGTCGCTCGACCTGGCGACCGATCAGCTCAGCGCCGCGGCCGCCCTCACCGACACGGTGCTCACCGTCGTGGAGGCCGTGCCTCGGCAGGTCACTGTGCGGCGCTCGGGGAGGCTGCTGCTTCGGCCGGACACCGACCGGATCGCCTCGTACTCCGTGCTGCTGACCGCCGCCGACCCGCGCCGCTACAGCACCACCCTGCAGTCCCAGTCCACCGCGCTGCCGTCGGTGACCGGCGGGCTCACCCTGCCGGTCACTCTGCCGCTGACGATCACGGCGACCACCGTGTCCGGCACGATCACCCTGACCAACGCCGGCACCGTCGCCACCCGGCCCCAACTCACCCTCACCGGGCCGGTCACCACCCCCACCATCACGGTGCAGTACCCGGACGGCACCGTGCGCGCTCTCCTCTACGGAGACTCGCTGGGCGCCGGTGACGTCCTGGTCATCGACACCGACCAGCACTCCGCCGTCCTCAACGGCGCTGTCTCGCGGCGCATGTACCTGTCGGGCCAGTGGCCGGAGATCCCGCCCGGTACCTCGGTGGCGATCAGCTGGTCCGCCTCCTCCTACGACCCGTCCGCCCGCCTGACCGGCACCTGCCGGTCCGCCTGGCTGTAA